The Hemibagrus wyckioides isolate EC202008001 linkage group LG25, SWU_Hwy_1.0, whole genome shotgun sequence genome has a segment encoding these proteins:
- the clic5b gene encoding chloride intracellular channel protein 5b: MADENIYEKIDEENLYEKPFDEPDVSAQKEPKYENQSAFAENSAPATEPIYSEIDAQNKSGRSFSPEYMNTNIASEEAEEIQTEAQNGVGLYEVPAGENEEEEEKEVSSRRSSSTERHCEEPCDGEQLQEDAYEDNAEDGMMMAFSLPKGRAAETEEEVVDYSLKPVQNSSVEDEEKPVDPSQPDVALFVKAGSDGESIGNCPFSQRLFMILWLKGVVFNVTTVDLKRKPADLHNLAPGTHPPFLTYNGEVKTDINKIEEFLEEVLAPPKYPKLAAKHRESNTAGIDIFAKFSAYIKNSRPEANGGLEKNLTKAIKKLDDYLNSPLPEEIDADSMEEEKSSNRKFLDGNELTLADCNLLPKLFIVKVVAKKYRNYDIPADMTGVWRYLNSAYARDEFTNTCPAEKEIELAYLDVAKRLVK; the protein is encoded by the exons ATGGCAGACGAGAATATATATGAGAAAATAGACGAGGAGAACTTGTATGAAAAGCCATTTGACGAGCCGGACGTCTCTGCTCAAAAGGAACCCAAGTATGAGAACCAAAGCGCGTTTGCGGAAAACAGCGCACCAGCCACAGAGCCGATTTACAGCGAGATTGACGCGCAGAACAAGTCAGGAAGAAGTTTCTCTCCGGAATACATGAACACTAACATAGCATCTGAGGAGGCAGAGGAAATCCAGACTGAAGCTCAAAACGGTGTAGGTTTGTATGAGGTTCCAGCAGgggaaaatgaagaagaagaagaaaaagaagtgtcGTCCAGACGCTCGTCGTCCACTGAGCGCCACTGTGAAGAGCCGTGTGATGGAGAACAGCTTCAGGAAGACGCGTACGAAGACAACGCTGAGGATGGGATGATGATGGCTTTCTCACTGCCGAAGGGCAGAGCCgcagaaacagaggaagaagtGGTGGACTACAGTCTCAAACCAGTGCAAAACAGCAGTGTTGAAGATGAGGAGAAACCCGTGGATCCCAGTCAGCCTGACGTTGCGCTCTTTGTTAAG GCTGGGAGTGATGGGGAGAGCATTGGGAATTGCCCATTTTCTCAACGCCTCTTCATGATCCTCTGGCTCAAAGGAGTTGTCTTCAACGTCACCACTGTGGACCTGAAGAG GAAGCCAGCCGACCTGCATAACCTGGCTCCAGGCACACACCCTCCTTTTCTCACGTACAATGGTGAGGTCAAGACAGACATCAACAAAATTGAGGAGTTTTTAGAAGAAGTGTTAGCACCACCCAA ATACCCCAAGCTGGCAGCCAAGCACAGGGAGTCCAACACAGCAGGGATTGACATATTTGCAAAGTTCTCAGCTTACATCAAAAACTCAAGGCCAGAAGCCAATGGAG GGTTGGAGAAAAATCTGACAAAAGCCATAAAGAAGCTGGACGACTACCTGAACAGCCCGCTGCCTGAGGAGATAGACGCAGACAGCATGGAGGAAGAGAAAAGCTCAAACCGCAAGTTCCTGGATGGCAACGAACTCACTCTGGCAGACTGCAATCTCCTGCCAAAACTCTTCATAGTCAAG GTTGTGGCCAAGAAGTATCGCAACTACGATATTCCTGCTGATATGACAGGAGTGTGGCGCTACCTGAACAGTGCCTACGCTCGAGATGAGTTCACCAACACCTGTCCTGCAGAAAAAGAGATCGAACTGGCCTACCTGGATGTAGCCAAAAGGCTGGTGAAATAA